The Salvelinus fontinalis isolate EN_2023a chromosome 7, ASM2944872v1, whole genome shotgun sequence genomic sequence TGAGCGTGCCAGAGAGGAAGAAACAGAtgttggaggtggaggaggagaagaaaacaCAGGACCAGAGTGTCCAGAGAACCCAGAAGGGCTTCCAGATCCTATCAGAGAGAGGTTAGTTAGACCCTCACTGCTTTTAAACACAATAACAATGTTATCACAGTGCTACAGGAATATAATGTTTTGGACATTCTGTGACTTGATCGTCATGTTAGGCTTCCAGATCCTTTCGGTTAGACCCTCGTACTGCGTTTAACCCCAATCACAACTCTACAGGAGTGTTATTTTATGGTTGTTCTGTGGTTTGGCTGTCATTCTAGATGGCACCGATGACACAGCCACGACTCCATTCCTAGAGATTGCTGATCAGAAGGGGAACCCCCTGAAAATGCCTCACAGTAAGAAAAAGGTAGTCTAGACAAAGGACTAATGAACATATTACCAATATTATATTCATAACTGTCATGGTAAGCAGTATGAGTGGGTGGCAAGCTCACACAACTTATGGCTTGAATGGTAACTATGGTTTTAGCCATGCCATGTGTTCTTTGTGAATTTAAACTCCCCTGACTGACTATTTCTAATGCTGTGTGATTGTTGTCCTAAGGCTCTGATTTTAGCCATGGGGTTCCATGAGAAAGGCCGTGCTCTGATGAAGAGGAAACAGTATGAAACTGCTCTGGGCCACCTGGTGCAAGCTGACGACCagtttgtgtaaaaaaaaaacttccTCTTAATCACATAAATAATTTGTTAAAACACCCAATCCATTTCTGATTCAAAGATGATTGTATGATTGGCatgttggatcattgtcttgtATGGTTATTTGATTGCATTTTGAATATACAGTACTCTATGTTAAGAGTTAGGCAATATGgggattttcttttttttaagggattttattcatttattatccaagcattttgctacacctgcaataatatctgctaaatatgtgtctgcgaccaataagatttgatttgaaatactactactagtttgatggttTTAGCCATTAATTGTCCCATTAACAATGACCTATATTAACAAACTTATTTCATTTTAAACTTATTTCATTTCTCTAGTAAAGGCTACTTATGGCAATGAACAATATAAAAATGCCTGTGATAAGTGGTCTGTCGATCATTTTCCATTTATTGGTCCCAGCTTTACTCTACGTTCCACCACGAAATCACCTTGCATCTCAAATAACAATTCACTTATGTGATCAAGATTAGTGATTCTGTGCCTCACATTGCTCAGTCTGATCCCGTGTAATCATGGAAATCCAGAACTAAAGTTTTGCCTAATAGCTCCGGATGCTCCATAGAGTTCTGGGGGGAGATGTGTTAGAAAATATACTAGAATGAGGACCGGTACCATGTACACTCTCCTctgtatgtacactgctcaaaaaaataaagggaacacttaaacaacacaatgtaactccaagtcaatcacacttctgtgaaatcaaactgtccacttaggaagcaacactgattgacaatacatttcacatgctgttgtgcaaatggaatagacaaaaggtagaaattataggcaattagcaagacacccccaaaaaaggagtgattctgcaggtggtgaccacagaccacttctcagttcctatgcttcctggctgatgttttggtcacttttgaatgctggcggtgctctcactctagtggtagcatgagacggagtctacaacccacacaagtggctcaggtagtgcagttcatccaggatggcacatcaatgcgagctgtggcaaaaaggtttgctgtgtctgtcagcgtagtgtccagagcatggaggcgctaccaggagacaggccagtacatcaggagacgtggaggaggccgtcggagggcaacaacccagcagcaggaccgctacctccgcctttgtgcaaggaggtgcactgccagcgccctgcaaaatgacctccagcaggccacaaatgtgcatgtgtctgctcaaacggtcagaaacagactccatgagggtggtatgagggcccgacgtccacaggtgggggttgtgcttacagcccaacaccgtgcaggacgtttggcttttgccagagaacaccaagattggcaaattcgtcactggcgccctgtgctcttcacagatgaaagcaggttcacactgagcacatgtgacagacgtgacagagtctggagacgccgtggagaacgttctgctgcctgcaacatcgtccagcatgaccggtttggcgatgggtcaatcatggtgtggggtggcatttctttgtggggccgcacagccctccatgtgctcgcgagaggtagcctgactgccattaggtaccgagatgagatcctcagaccctttgtgagaccatatgctgacacatgcacatttgtggcctgctggaggtcattttgcagggcgctggcagtgcacctccttgcacaaaggcggaggtagcggtcctgctgctgggttgttgccctccgacggcctcctccacgtctcctgatgtactggcctgtctcctggtagcgcctccatgctctggacactacgctgacagacacagcaaacctttttgccacagctcgcattgatgtgccatcctggatgaactgcactacctgagccacttgtgtgggttgtagactccgtctcatgctaccactagagtgagagcaccgccagcattcaaaagtgaccaaaacatcagccaggaagcataggaactgagaagtggtctgtggtcaccacctgtagaatcactccttttttgggggtgtcttgctaattgcctataatttccaccttttgtctattccatttgcacaacagcatgtgaaatttattgtcaatcagtgttgcttcctaagtggacagtttgatttcaaagaagtgtgattgacttggagttacattgtgttgtttaagtgttccctttatttttttgagcagtgtatttggacAGCGAAGCAAAAATAACCTAAATTTGTTTCTAAACTCCAGCgttttggatttgaaatcaaatgtttcatctgtggcgacagtacagaatgtcacctttttatttgagggtattttcaaatATATCTGTTTTACCTTTGAGAAAGGAAAGCAAGTATTTGGACAAAATTCACTGATAATGTATTAAAGTTGTAAAAAGttgagtatttggtcccatattcctagcatgcaatgaccacatcaagcttgtgacgcTACACACTCATTGGATACATTTGCAGCTTCAAAATACACTTCTTATTGGGCAaaacataatctgaaacacaaccaaaacaagctgtaaatgcatccaacaagtttgtaaagTCATAAGCTTGAAGCAGTCATTGTgtgcaaggaatatgggaccaaatactaatattttgactactttaatagacTATTAGTgattttgtccaaatacttatgacatcTTCAAATGGGGGCACTAGATATAGAAAGTGCTTTAATTTTTAAACggtaaacagatatgtatgaaaataccctcaaataaaaggtgacattctgttctGTCGCCTcagatgaaacatttgatctcaaatccaaaatgctggagtatagggCCAACATTTTTAGCTTTGCTGTCCAAATACATACAGAGGGGAGTGTATGTTACGTGCTCCTGTACACGAGGAATTAGATCCTGTCAAACACATTGAATATCTTTTGTGTCTCTACAGTAAGTGTGGCTTCAAGCTCTTGAACACAGTGGACAACTATGCAGTACTGCAGCTGGACATCGTGTGGTGCTACCGAGCCTTGGAGGCCCTGTCCTATCTGGATGACGGCAAGCGGAGGCTGCAGATTGCTGAGGACTGCTTCCGCAATTGCTACGGAGACCAGCAGCAGAGGCTCATGAAGATCAAGGTGGTCTATGGCACTGGTCTATGGCTCCGTTCACAAACAACCCTTAGCTCCGACGCACTAGGCACTAATGTAGATCTGAATTTCACAATTGTTTGAATATACTTCATTTAATGAATTGATTTTGTTTTTAGGGAaacaccagaggagaggaggtgctgTTCCTCAGGCTGTACCTCCTGCAGAGCATACTGGCGCACATGGTTGGTAACGAGCGCCAGGCCACACAGAAGCTTAAGCAGGTGTAGTACATCATTATAGCCCTGTTTCCAGATCCTCTTGTCTCCTGACATTAATAACAACATTTCTGTAAGCAGGGAGGCACCTCACTGCAATAGATTGCTGATTCTACCTTTAACCCCTGCTGTGTTCTAGGTGGAGGATCTGTATCGATGTCTGTATAATGATGTAATATTACTGATTCTACCTTTAACCCATGCTGTGTTCTAGGTGGAGGATCTGTATGGACGTCTGTGTAATGATGTAATATTACTGATTCTACCTTTAACCCCTGCTGTGTTCTAGGTGGAGGATCTGTATCGATGTCTGTATAATGATGTAATATTACTGATTCTACCTTTAACCCTTGCTGTGTTCTAGGCTGAGGATCTATATCGATGTCTGTATAATGATGTAATATTACTGATTCTACCTTTAACCCCTGCTGTGTTCTAGGTGGAGGATCTGTATCGATGTCTGTATAATGATGTAATATTACTGATTCTACCTTTAACCCATGCTGTGTTCTAGGTGGAGGATCTGTATGGACGTCTGTGTAATGATGTAATATTACTGATTCTACCTTTAACCCCTGCTGTGTTCTAGGCTGAGGATCTCTATGGGCGTCTGTGTCTGGACCCAGGGGAGATAAAAGAGCTGAAGGATCTGGGGTTCTCTGAGCAGGAAGCCCGTCTGGGTCTGAGGGCCTGCCATGGCAACGTAGGCGAGGCCGCGCTGCACATCACCCAtaggagacaggtgtgttccCATAGCAATAGAACGACACAACGTTTACTTGAATTGGGATGTCCTATATTTCTATGAGTAAGTCTCATAGTGGAAAAAAGGTGTCAACTGACTTGATATAGGTGTTATTAGGACATGTTGCTTAAGTTATCAGAGCTGATTTAGTCATAGAAATACATAATTACTAAAACAaacattcccattcaagtcagtgTCCCATGATGGTTGGACCGGTGGCCATATTGAGTGTAATTCTATGATTTTGTCTGTCCCtgtcaggagagggaggagatgaaACAGAAGGAGCGTGAGAAGAGGAGGATGTGTGTGGAGGGCCTGGCTACCCTCAGAGAGCTGGGTTACTCCAAGAAAGACGCTGCCTGGGCCCTCCTTCAGACAGACGGAGACATGGACGGAGCCTACAGGGTGAGAGACTGTTGTCGCCACTGCAAAAACACACATTGTTTCTCAATATGCCATGAAGGAGAATATGCCAACCATCAAAACATGTTACCATAACCAGAGCCATGAAGCAACGTTACATTAGCTAGCAGAAGAGTGTAGGAGCTAGCTAGCATACTTTGCTAATATGTGTTTTTTTCCCTCCACTTTATTTTTTCCCTCCACGTTTGCTTGTTTCCTCTAGATGCTTCTAGATTCTGCTGCTAGAACCAACAACACAGAGCTCCCCATAAATCAATCCAAGGTTGAGCAGGTAACAagcctctacctctttctctctctagtcaCTATGTCTATGTAAAAAGTCTACTTATCACAGTGGTGTATGTAGATAGTGCCTAATCCCTTCCTCGCCATAGCTGACATACCTGGGTTTTGAGCCGGAGGTGGCCCTGAGGCTGACAGGGGAAAACGTTCAGGGGGCCACCCAGCTGCTGCAGGACAACCAGGTGGTCCTGCCCCCAGAACTGCTGTCCCCCTCTCCCGCCTCCTCACTGTCCGAGGAGCCCAGCACCACCTCCGAGTCCGCAGGTAGGACTCGAATGCACGCACGTATGTACACAGAGAAGCATATAGGCAAGCAGATGGACAGACGGATGCATACGCATATTACTGTGGGAATACAATTAAGACGTGTATGTGAGAAAGAGGTATTCAGTGTCTATATGCTGCTGATACTTAAGGCTCCAGGATGCCTTTTATACCCAAATCGCCAAAGGAGAGCCCTAATTGAACATGACACTGTTGTCAATGGTGTTTCCAGGTTCTGGGAGCCAAGGGGAGGCCCCAATGGACGTTGACCTGGTGAATGAGGTGCTGGAGGACATCCCTCTACACGAAGAGGACTACCTGGACCTGACCCTGGAGGAGGAGAGCGAGGTCATAGACAAGATGAAGTCCTACCTCTACAAGAACTGTGCCTCCTCCAGCTAAAGTACTGTCCCGCCAGCAGCCATTTTGAAAGCACTTCCACCACCACCTATTCCACCGGTGTTTGATTTGAGTCTTTTTAGGCCCCAAATTAGGTTTGTTTTTCTCTCCTCCACAAGCAATATATCGACaattgtattttctgtttttgtaCTAAAGTGTTATTAATTGAGTTTAATAACATAAACATTTGAAGCTGGTTGACTATAATTTGTAAGGAAGTAAACTGACATGGATTAAAGACAAGAAAATTAAACAAATTCAGATTTAGTAGATAAACATTGTTATTGCTCTATGCTTAATAGCTACAGAGAGGACAAGTTTGATTATTTGAAGGTTCATGTTTGAGATTAACACAGAATTTAGAATGTGAGGCCTTGAGGCTTATAACTGTATGGTAAACGGATTTTTGGTTGCTTGTGTAAAATATGGTTCTATTTTTCTTCATCGCAAATACTTTTGTATATGCTCTGGTTTATGTTTGAGATCCCTTTTTGACGGAATTTGATTAAGTTTGatttaatgtttttttatatTGTTTATGGAGTTTGATTGCCAATATGACAATACATGACTGCACTTAGTTtttaataggctaaattacacattctgttaacatatacagtggggagaacaagtatttgatacactgccgattttgcaggttttcctacttacaaagcatgtagaggtctgtaatttttatcataggtacacttcaactgtgagacggaatctaaaacaaaaatccagaaaatcactgtgatttttaagtaattaattagcattttattgcatgacataagtatttgatacatcagaaaagcagaacttaatatttgatacagaaacctttgtttgcaattgcagagatcatacatttcctgtagttcttgaccaggtttgcacacactgcagcagggattttggcccactcctccatacagaccttctccagatccttcaggtttcggggctgtcgctgggcaatacggactttcagctcccaccaaatattttctattgggttcaggtctggagactgtctaggctactccaggaccttgagatgcttcttacgaagccactccttagttgccctggctgtgtgtttcgggttgttgtcatgctggaagacccagccacgacccatcttcaactgagggaaggaggttgttggccaagatctcgcgatacacggccccatccatcctcccctcaatacggtgcagtcatcctgtcccctttgcagaaaagcatccccaaagaatgatgtttccacctccatgcttcacggttgggatggtgttcttggggttgtactcatccttcttcttcctccaaacacagcgagtggagtttagaccaaaaagctctatttttgtctcatcagaccacatgaccttctcccattcctcctctggatcatccagatggtcattggcaaacttcagacgggcctggacatgcgctagcttgagcagggggaccttgcgtgcgctgcaggattttaatccatgacggcatagtgtgttataaatggttttctttgagactgtggtcccagctctcttcaggtcattgaccaggtcctgccgtgtagttctgggctgatccctcaccttcctcatgatcattgatgccccacaaggtgagatcttgcatggagccccagaccgagagtgattgactgtcatcttgaacttcttccattttctaataattgcgccaacagttgttgccttctcaccaagttgcttgcctattgtcctgtagcccatcccagccttgtgcaggtctacaatttttacccctgatgtccttacatagctctctggtcttggccattgtggagaggttggagtctgtttcattgagtgtgtggacaggtgtcttttatacaggtaacgagttcaaacaggtgcagttaatacaggtaatgagtggagaacaggagggcttcttaaagaaaaactaacaggtctgtgagacccggaattcttactggttggtaggtgatcaaatacttatgtcatgcaataaaatgcaaattaattacttaaaaatcatacaatgtgattttctggatttttgttttagattccgtctctcacagttgaagtgtacctatgagaaaaattacagacctctacatgctttgtaagtaggaaaacctgcaaaatcggcagtctatcaaatacttgttctccccactgtatatctccaGTGAGCTTTTCTTGCAATTTATAGTCTGACATTTGAGATTTAGATATGATAATTTATCACTACGTAGTGTGGAGGTAGTGAACAATTTTTTTCAAAGGAACGTTAGTTAAGTAAACTAcgctgaaccaaaatataaaacgcaacatgtaaagtgttgttcccatgtttcatgagctaaaataaaaaatcccagaaatgttccataagctcaaaaagcttatttctctcgaatgttgtgcacaattttgtttacatccctgttagtgagcatttctcctttgccaagattatccatccacctgacaggtgtggcatattgtgctggggacaataaatggccactctaaaatgtgcagttctgtcacacaacacaatgccacagatgtctcaagttttgagggagtgtgcaattggcatgctgattgcaggaatgtctaccagttGTAGACAGATaaattaatgttaatttctctaccaacatcgttttagagaatttgtcagtacatccACGCATAACcgtgccagcccaggacctctacatccggcCTCTTCATCTgggggatcatctgagaccaaccACCCGGACAGCTGCTGAAACTTTTTGCACAACCTGTCAGAAATCAGAAACCGGGGAAGGGAAGctcatcatcctcaccagggtcttaacctgactgcagttcggcatcgtaacctgcttcagtgggcaaatgctcactttcgatggccactggcactctGGAGAAGTTTGCTCTTTAAggattaatcccggtttcaatcaatcaatcaatcaatcaattttattttatatagcccttcgtacatcagataatatctcgaagtgctgtacagaaacccagcctaaaaccccaaacagctagaatgcaggtgtagaagcacggtggctaggaaaaactccctagaaaggccaaaacctaggaagaaacctagagaggaaccaggctatgaggggtggccagtcctcttctggctgtgccgggtggagattataacagaactatgccaagatgttcaaaaatgttcataaatgacaagcatggtcaaataataatcaggaataaatctcagttggcttttcatagccgatcattaagagttgaaaacagcaggtctgggacaggtaggggttccataaccgcaggcagaagagttgaaactggaatagcagcaaggccaggcggactgggggcagcaaggagtcaccacggccggtagtcccgacgtatggtcctagggctcaggtcctccgagagaaagagagaaggagaaaattagagagagccaagattttcaaaatgttcataaatgacaaacatggtcaaataataatcaggaataaatctcagttggcttttcatagccgatcattaagagttgaaaacagcaggtctgggacaggtaggggtttcgtaaccgcaggcagaaacagttgaaactggaatagcagcaaggccgggcggactggggacagcaaggtgtcagcatgcccggtagtcctgacgtatggtcctagggctcaggttctcagagagaaagagagaacgagagaattagagagagcatacttaaattcacacaggacactggataagacaggagaagtattccaactgaccctagccccccgaaacataaactactgcagcataaatactggaggctgagacaggagcggtcaggagacactgtggccccatccgaagaaacccccggacagggccaaacaggaaggatataaccccacccactctgccaaagcacagcccccacaccactagagggatatcctcaaccaccaacttacaatcctgagacaaggccgagtatagcccacaaaggtctccaccacagcacaaccaagggggggcgccaacccagtttcaactgtaccaggcagatggcagacagcatgcaTGGCGTCATGTGGGTTGCTGATGtgaacagtgccccatggtggtggggggggttatGGTATGGCCAGGCGTAAGCTATGAACAACAAACATATTTGCATTTTACCATGAcgcgatcctgaggcccatt encodes the following:
- the LOC129859193 gene encoding NEDD8 ultimate buster 1-like, with the translated sequence MAELHIQEKLVNLLNQDHIQLRNPPYTTEDSEAGQQSLQELAVNYAPIVCISVSEVASALESLRSQAVKSGMGNKTYGETCVELFLPKDLKRYTKKNHYLETKLDVLAQDIMDRITEQYGLKYIQLIFKGKTLTPEKRLDEQNVKNKSKMMVLRVSVPERKKQMLEVEEEKKTQDQSVQRTQKGFQILSERDGTDDTATTPFLEIADQKGNPLKMPHSKKKALILAMGFHEKGRALMKRKQYETALGHLVQADDQFVKCGFKLLNTVDNYAVLQLDIVWCYRALEALSYLDDGKRRLQIAEDCFRNCYGDQQQRLMKIKGNTRGEEVLFLRLYLLQSILAHMVGNERQATQKLKQAEDLYGRLCLDPGEIKELKDLGFSEQEARLGLRACHGNVGEAALHITHRRQEREEMKQKEREKRRMCVEGLATLRELGYSKKDAAWALLQTDGDMDGAYRMLLDSAARTNNTELPINQSKVEQLTYLGFEPEVALRLTGENVQGATQLLQDNQVVLPPELLSPSPASSLSEEPSTTSESAGSGSQGEAPMDVDLVNEVLEDIPLHEEDYLDLTLEEESEVIDKMKSYLYKNCASSS